The Pedobacter ginsengisoli region CTATAACAAACTTACATTTTTCACAAACTTATTATTAATTATGGTGTCAGGTTGGCTTTATAGTATCGCTCTTGCTTACATTAAGTTGTTAGTAAGCTGAAAAAGGATGGAGTCCCTCTAAACAGCCTTAAAAGCTTGTAAAACAAGAAAAGCTCCAGATTTCTCTGAAGCTTTCAAACCTGTTCAATCTGCCCTGTTTGCAATAAAAAAAGTAGTAAATCCATAGTCGGTATTCCAGGACACTTTTGGATTTACCTATTTCTGGCCATTTGTCAAAAGTTCAATTTAAAGCTAGAAAATATTTCTGTGATAACCCTGAATGCCCCAGGAAAGTCTTTACCGAACGGTTTGATTGTGAAATCAAACCATACTACAGAAGGATGATCCGATCGAATGATCTTCTCACCAGGTAAACGACCGGTGATTGTTTTGGTAAGTTTTGGGCTGGTGAGGTGTTTTGATATCCGCAGTAAGCGAGATCACAGAGAGAAATATTCGATCCGTTTAGAAAGTGGTGGGCTGATGATCATGAAGGGTGATTTGCAGGTGGACTGGGAGTTAAAATAATACAAGATAGATGAATTATAGCTGTTTATCTTATTTATATTTTACAATGGATATTCAAGCAGGACTAAAAGAGCTATCTAATCAACCGCTGACCCACCGGCTGCTGGCAGGCCTTTTGAAAAACTATAAACGACCAAATGATAAGATACTGTCTTTAAAAGCAGATGGTCTGATCGAACCGGTCAAAAAAGGACTTTATATAGCAGGTAGATCCCTTGGTGTATATTT contains the following coding sequences:
- a CDS encoding alpha-ketoglutarate-dependent dioxygenase AlkB, whose translation is MIFSPGKRPVIVLVSFGLVRCFDIRSKRDHREKYSIRLESGGLMIMKGDLQVDWELK